DNA sequence from the Cucumis melo cultivar AY chromosome 6, USDA_Cmelo_AY_1.0, whole genome shotgun sequence genome:
TTGATCTCGGTGCATGATGATGGTGCTAAAGATACAGCAATGTAGTTAAGATGTTCTGATGCGCATCTTGGTGATCACCCtcttttggtattttgttaaaagagaaaaagatatCGAAATGAGTTTATCTCATCATATATGAACCGTGGTAGAAAACTAGTCAACATAATTTGATCATGATCATGTATAAAAGTATCACATTGTTGAGGATCTTACGTTAAAAGGTGTTGTTAAGAAAtcgataattaaaaaaatacaaaaaatgcaaTGACTAGAGAAATGAACATAAAGATTATGCGTTAGTTACGTTTATGGATAGAGGGAGTGGGAAATTTATTATTAGAGAGAGAATATGATATTACAAATTTAAAGGCAGTGTaaagttaaaaatatttgtAGATAACACCCGCCTCTAAACCCTAGGCCGAAAATCATAAACAACATAGATACAGATATTTATTAGGTACATTTAGTTAAGAGACACATCCATAAATCTCGACTTGTGGACCTAGAAGCGAGACTCTATACTTATTCATGTGAAACTTTCGAATAACAAGTTCAAGAAAATCAAACAAAGATAAAGATGTAAGTTACCATCTTTACCAGACACGAGTTACTCACCTTCATAGTTTAttaaattgaatttgagatAAAACCTAGTTAATTTATGTAACTTAAAGAATGCAGAGATGGTGCAGTTTAGACATAAAAAGCAAAATATAAGAGCACTTTCGTAAGAGAGAATGGGTTTGATTTTAGGAGGATTAAGGAAAGGACATGTCCCCCcatgtttaaaaagaaaagaaaatataaagaaTGGGAAAGGGAAAGCGAAAGGGAAAGAGAGGGTTTTGGAGAGTAACAAAGATAAAAGTTGGAAATGGACAAGCTAAGGTAAGGGAGAGGAACTATAAAAACCAACAAGAACACTTACACACACTTTGTTGAACATATAATATGTggttttagttttattttgaGATCGAGGTCAGAGAACagagaacaagaagaagaaggaattaGATCATAATATCATAATGGGAAGGGGAAAAGTAGTGCTTGAAAGAATAGAGAACAGAGTGAATCGTCAAGTGACCTTCTCAAAGAGAAGAAATGGGTTATTGAAGAAGGCTTCTGAACTCTCTGTGCTTTGTGATGTTGATGTTGCTCTCATCATCTTCTCTACTCGTGGAAAGCTCTTTGAATTTGGCAGCACTGAGTAAATTAAAATACttcttcactttttttttatttccttcttcttcttcttcttcttcttcttcttcttttaatttctttcattatatattttatttatggCAATTTATCATCACTTTCATTCATCAATAATCAGCATGAACAAAATCCTTGAGAGGTATCACCAGCAATGTTACACTTCTGGATCAACCACCAATCTTGATGAGAGTGACATACAGGTGAACAATTGGGAGGTCCAAACCAATTTATGTCTTATTTACTAAGTTATATCCTCGGATTGACTAATAAGATATAGGGTTAATTGGTTTAAAAGAAAGATTTTGGTTTGGAATTTGTTAGTGATGATATGATGATGTACATGTTGGTAATGCAGATAGAGGAGGTGTCAAAGCTGAGAGCTAAATATGAATCTCTTCAACGTTCCTATAGGTTAATTTAATTAGATTAGTTAAATTAAGACCTTGTTTTTTGAAAACCGATCTTGATGTGTGGTTTAATTTTGAAGGAATTTTCTTGGAGAAGAACTTGAACCATTGAGCTTAAAAGAGTTGCATAATCTTGAAAAACAGTTGGACAAAACTCTTTCACAAGCCAGACAGCGGAAGGTAATTCAAGATAAGGgttggttttcttcttttttagtttaattttattcttCTTATTAAGTTCGAATCACTAAGTTCATTACAACAATGATGATTTCTCTACTGAATAGTAATTTCTTCTCAttagaattttctttttatctttttctttttggatttGGTCCTAcccaaaattattttgatatatcTATCATGTTTCTGAATTTGGACTCGATACATCTCAGTTTTGTAAATTTCTTGATTATAAAATGAGTTACTAAAAGAATATGGGAAGAATTTCTTTTAGTTTATGATTATTTTAtgttctttaatttttaatatagaTGAAAATATAATGCTTTTCATTGTCAACAACAGTGTGTAGAATTGAATAAAATTGGAAAAAGTTATGTTTTGG
Encoded proteins:
- the LOC103484028 gene encoding agamous-like MADS-box protein MADS3 → MGRGKVVLERIENRVNRQVTFSKRRNGLLKKASELSVLCDVDVALIIFSTRGKLFEFGSTDMNKILERYHQQCYTSGSTTNLDESDIQIEEVSKLRAKYESLQRSYRNFLGEELEPLSLKELHNLEKQLDKTLSQARQRKAEIMLQKLADLHKMEQDLGDQNNQLKSKLEKDQDQQCVQEQEGGEEDPKNYEVVRADDPNMVNTTRYFEAQEEEEEEEECRGMIDGGSNLIPDWLL